One segment of Herbaspirillum hiltneri N3 DNA contains the following:
- a CDS encoding sulfite reductase flavoprotein subunit alpha → MFKKIWFQVHWFIGITAGTVLMFIGVTGAILSFREEITDWLNPGIVHVAVRDQAMLTPPQILERLRAEVPHERVAVLIASVRPGASVRINFAPPPGVRRGEMRYADPYTGALLPPLAGNEFFEFTERFHRWLLLPTDTGKIVAGSLSMCLLVLALSGLYMRWPRRALNWRAWFKLDFGLSGRSFLWNLHSVIGTWALVMYVVFTTTGMYWAFDWFKAGVNSLAGQEVRAPQAKREKPKGMGMDKEKDRADKAEAAPLDLTLAWDVFVREAGPYTLVNIRISDKTAQPVQFNYLLPDASHERARNRLNVLPLTGEIKLNERFADKDAGGLFIGAIYPLHMGTYFGMPGRIVMTIAALIMPLFGITGWMLYLDRRRKKRAVRAERALLDRSREAVVTSPGGGSKEGKESVLLAYATQAGQAERIALHTAAALQKAGVAVTVQSLATLDPERLRHFHRALFVVSTFGEGEPPDSARRFARQLAQPPGNALAHVQFGLLALGDRHYEKFCGFGHSVDHWLRSQGAQAFFPMIEVDDNATTAPAALAAWQRELAVLTGGAPLEDAAPAPAEAPYAGWLLRERKLLNPGSAGQAIYHLEFDAPAGGNVQWQSGALAEILPRHAPDRVALFLSRTGLDGDVAVRHQGVTLTLAEALSRSVLPAPRSGPGLAPQALADTLQPLASRRYSVASVPEDERVHLLVRQVAHEDGFGLASGWLTEYAPLGSTVELRLLENSSFALAPEPTPAIFIGNGSGLAGLRGHLRARIASGQRRNWLLFGERHRAHDFLYREEIEQWMQDDMLSRVDIAFSRDQPERVYVQDKLRQAADMLKAWLDEGAVLYVCGSLDGMAAGVDAALADLLGEAALEDLIAQGRYRRDVY, encoded by the coding sequence ATGTTCAAGAAAATCTGGTTCCAGGTGCACTGGTTCATCGGCATCACTGCAGGGACCGTGCTGATGTTCATCGGCGTGACCGGCGCCATTCTGTCTTTCCGCGAAGAAATTACCGACTGGCTTAATCCCGGCATCGTCCATGTCGCCGTGCGCGACCAGGCCATGCTGACGCCGCCGCAGATTCTGGAACGCCTGCGCGCCGAGGTCCCGCATGAGCGCGTCGCGGTGCTCATCGCGTCGGTCCGGCCCGGCGCTTCCGTGCGCATCAACTTCGCCCCGCCGCCGGGCGTGCGCCGCGGCGAAATGCGCTACGCCGATCCCTACACCGGCGCACTGCTGCCGCCGCTGGCCGGCAACGAGTTCTTCGAATTCACCGAACGCTTCCACCGCTGGCTGCTGCTGCCGACCGATACCGGCAAGATCGTCGCCGGCAGCCTGTCGATGTGCCTGCTGGTCCTGGCGCTGTCGGGGCTTTACATGCGCTGGCCGCGCCGCGCGCTGAACTGGCGCGCCTGGTTCAAGCTGGACTTCGGCCTCTCGGGCCGTTCCTTCCTGTGGAACCTGCATTCGGTGATCGGCACCTGGGCGCTGGTGATGTACGTGGTCTTTACTACGACGGGGATGTACTGGGCGTTCGACTGGTTCAAAGCCGGCGTCAACAGCCTAGCCGGGCAGGAAGTGCGTGCGCCGCAAGCCAAACGCGAAAAGCCCAAAGGCATGGGCATGGACAAAGAGAAGGACAGGGCGGACAAAGCCGAAGCTGCACCGCTCGACCTCACGCTGGCCTGGGACGTGTTCGTGCGCGAGGCCGGTCCGTACACGCTGGTCAACATCCGCATTTCCGACAAGACCGCGCAGCCGGTCCAGTTCAATTACCTGCTGCCCGACGCCTCGCACGAGCGCGCACGCAATCGCCTGAACGTGTTGCCGCTGACCGGCGAAATCAAGCTCAATGAACGCTTCGCCGACAAGGATGCCGGCGGCCTCTTCATCGGCGCGATCTATCCGCTGCACATGGGCACCTACTTTGGCATGCCGGGTCGCATCGTGATGACGATTGCAGCACTGATCATGCCGCTGTTCGGCATCACCGGCTGGATGCTGTACCTCGACCGCCGACGCAAGAAGCGCGCGGTGCGCGCCGAACGCGCCCTGCTCGACCGCAGCCGCGAAGCCGTCGTGACCAGCCCGGGCGGCGGCAGCAAGGAAGGCAAGGAAAGCGTACTGCTGGCCTACGCCACGCAAGCCGGTCAAGCCGAACGCATCGCGCTGCACACTGCTGCAGCGCTGCAGAAAGCCGGCGTTGCCGTCACCGTGCAATCGCTGGCCACGCTCGATCCGGAACGGCTGCGCCACTTTCACCGTGCGCTATTTGTGGTGAGCACCTTCGGCGAAGGCGAGCCGCCCGACAGTGCGCGCCGCTTTGCACGGCAGCTTGCACAACCACCCGGCAACGCCCTCGCTCACGTGCAATTCGGCTTGCTGGCGCTGGGCGACCGCCACTATGAAAAATTCTGCGGCTTCGGCCACAGCGTCGACCACTGGCTGCGCAGCCAGGGCGCGCAAGCGTTCTTCCCGATGATCGAAGTCGACGATAACGCAACCACGGCACCGGCCGCGCTCGCAGCCTGGCAACGCGAACTTGCGGTGCTGACCGGCGGCGCGCCGCTGGAAGATGCCGCGCCGGCGCCGGCCGAAGCGCCCTATGCCGGCTGGCTCCTGCGCGAACGCAAGCTGCTCAATCCGGGCAGCGCCGGCCAGGCCATCTACCACCTGGAATTCGACGCGCCCGCTGGCGGCAATGTGCAGTGGCAATCCGGCGCACTGGCGGAAATTCTGCCACGCCATGCCCCCGACCGCGTTGCACTATTCCTGAGCCGCACCGGCCTCGACGGCGACGTCGCGGTCCGCCATCAGGGCGTCACGCTCACCCTGGCCGAGGCGCTGTCGCGCAGCGTTCTGCCGGCTCCCAGATCCGGCCCCGGTCTGGCGCCGCAAGCATTGGCCGACACCCTGCAGCCGCTGGCATCGCGTCGCTACTCGGTCGCCTCGGTGCCGGAGGACGAACGCGTACACCTGCTGGTACGCCAGGTTGCGCATGAAGACGGCTTCGGCCTGGCTTCGGGCTGGCTGACGGAATACGCGCCTTTGGGCAGCACCGTCGAATTGCGCTTGCTGGAGAACAGCAGCTTCGCACTCGCACCCGAACCGACCCCGGCCATCTTCATCGGCAACGGCTCCGGCCTGGCCGGTTTGCGCGGTCATCTGCGCGCCCGCATCGCGAGCGGCCAGCGCCGCAACTGGCTGCTGTTCGGCGAACGTCACCGCGCCCACGATTTCCTCTATCGCGAAGAGATCGAACAATGGATGCAGGACGACATGCTCAGCCGTGTCGACATCGCCTTCTCGCGCGATCAGCCCGAGCGCGTCTACGTGCAGGACAAGTTGCGCCAGGCCGCCGATATGCTCAAGGCCTGGCTCGACGAAGGCGCAGTGCTGTACGTCTGCGGCAGCCTCGACGGCATGGCTGCGGGCGTCGACGCCGCGCTGGCCGACCTGCTCGGTGAAGCCGCGCTGGAAGACCTCATCGCCCAGGGCCGCTATCGCCGCGACGTGTACTGA
- a CDS encoding phosphogluconate dehydrogenase C-terminal domain-containing protein yields the protein MKEKIALFGAGGKMGVRLAKNLKKSDYRVAHVEVSQAGQQRLKEELGVECVSIDAALDNVDVVILAVPDTLIGKIAAEISPKLRAGVMVMTLDAAAPFAGHLPDRPDLVYFVAHPCHPPIFNDETTQEGRRDFFGGGAARQSITSALMQGPESAFDLGEDVAKVIYQPILRSYRLTVDQMAILEPGLSETVCATLLYAMKQAMDETVRRGVPEEAARDFLLGHMNILGAVIFKEIPGAFSDACNKAIQNGLPRLLRDDWLNVFDHDEIAESIRRIT from the coding sequence ATGAAGGAAAAAATCGCCCTGTTCGGCGCCGGCGGCAAGATGGGTGTGCGGCTGGCCAAGAATCTCAAGAAATCCGACTACCGCGTGGCCCACGTGGAAGTCAGCCAGGCAGGCCAGCAGCGCCTCAAGGAAGAGCTCGGCGTGGAGTGCGTGAGCATCGACGCGGCATTGGACAACGTCGACGTCGTCATCCTGGCGGTGCCGGATACGCTGATCGGCAAAATCGCCGCAGAGATTTCGCCCAAGCTGCGCGCCGGCGTGATGGTGATGACGCTGGATGCGGCTGCGCCGTTCGCCGGCCATCTGCCGGACCGTCCGGACCTGGTCTATTTCGTGGCCCACCCTTGCCATCCGCCGATCTTCAACGACGAGACGACGCAAGAAGGCCGTCGCGATTTCTTCGGCGGCGGTGCCGCCCGGCAATCGATTACCAGCGCGCTGATGCAAGGTCCCGAGTCGGCCTTCGACCTGGGCGAAGACGTGGCCAAGGTGATCTATCAACCGATCCTGCGCAGCTATCGCCTGACGGTGGACCAGATGGCGATCCTGGAACCGGGCCTGTCGGAAACCGTCTGCGCCACCTTGCTTTACGCGATGAAGCAGGCCATGGACGAGACCGTGCGCCGCGGCGTACCCGAGGAAGCCGCGCGCGATTTCCTGCTGGGCCACATGAACATTCTGGGGGCGGTGATTTTCAAGGAAATCCCCGGCGCGTTTTCGGACGCCTGCAACAAAGCGATCCAGAACGGCCTGCCGCGCCTGTTGCGCGACGATTGGCTGAACGTCT
- a CDS encoding MFS transporter, with amino-acid sequence MSRPPLLQIVPLAALTGVGMLATDLYLPALPHLAHDLGSDVPAVQATISSFMIALALSQLLWGALADKLGMRNTLLAGVALLAVTGVACALAEDVDALIIYRTVQGIGAGAATVVVPVLLRRRFADADAIRAISWVSIAESVIPAVAPVIGTGILLVSGWRSNFWLVAVLALALLPFILKLVPGRQVLHDADETVSYAVLLRNRVYLRDAAVYGLTFGALVTFVASAPHLIEQWSGRGPGAFALMQVCGVSSFIIAASRAGAMAHRCGTFKLMNAGAIVQLISVAGLIALGLLDQRHVAPLIGCWMLFCAGLGLRGPSTVTRALSVPKSLTSLASGFLMFLALTLSGVGTQIAGFLLHRGLLPVALLVAAMILASMVLQKDAPAPH; translated from the coding sequence ATGTCCCGTCCTCCTCTGCTGCAAATCGTCCCGCTCGCCGCGCTCACCGGCGTCGGCATGCTGGCCACCGATCTTTACCTGCCTGCGCTGCCCCATCTCGCCCACGATCTCGGCAGCGACGTGCCGGCCGTGCAGGCGACGATTTCTTCTTTCATGATTGCGCTGGCGCTGTCGCAACTGCTGTGGGGCGCGCTGGCCGACAAGCTCGGCATGCGCAATACCTTGCTCGCGGGGGTTGCCCTGTTGGCGGTCACCGGCGTGGCCTGTGCGTTGGCGGAGGATGTCGACGCACTGATCATTTACCGCACCGTGCAAGGCATCGGCGCGGGCGCCGCCACCGTGGTGGTGCCGGTGCTGTTGCGGCGACGCTTCGCCGATGCCGATGCGATCAGGGCGATTTCCTGGGTCAGCATCGCCGAATCCGTCATCCCCGCCGTCGCGCCGGTGATCGGCACGGGCATCCTGCTGGTGTCGGGCTGGCGCAGCAATTTCTGGCTGGTGGCCGTCCTCGCGCTGGCGCTGCTGCCGTTCATCCTGAAACTGGTGCCGGGCAGGCAAGTGCTGCACGACGCCGATGAAACCGTCAGCTACGCCGTGCTGCTCAGGAATCGCGTGTACCTGCGCGACGCCGCCGTGTACGGCCTGACCTTCGGCGCGCTGGTCACCTTCGTCGCCAGCGCGCCGCACCTGATCGAACAATGGAGCGGTCGCGGTCCCGGCGCCTTTGCGCTGATGCAGGTCTGCGGCGTGTCCTCCTTCATCATCGCGGCCTCGCGCGCCGGCGCCATGGCGCATCGTTGCGGCACGTTCAAGCTGATGAATGCCGGCGCCATTGTTCAGTTGATTTCGGTGGCGGGACTGATCGCGCTGGGCCTGCTGGACCAGCGCCATGTCGCGCCGCTGATCGGATGCTGGATGCTGTTCTGCGCCGGCCTCGGCCTGCGTGGACCGTCCACCGTGACGCGCGCGCTGTCGGTGCCGAAGTCGCTGACCAGCCTGGCCTCGGGGTTCCTGATGTTCCTCGCGCTGACGCTGTCGGGCGTGGGTACGCAGATCGCCGGTTTCCTGCTGCATCGCGGACTGTTGCCGGTGGCGTTGCTGGTGGCGGCGATGATCCTTGCCAGCATGGTGCTGCAAAAGGATGCGCCCGCACCGCATTGA
- the cls gene encoding cardiolipin synthase, with translation MALAGCGSLPRIVPDMDTQSAKAIQIKGGRGILTPEQSKAVLDKFKDSKQDNLILEKHLAVEQAITGSPLVAGNKVSLLIDGPATYASMFAAIREARDHINMETYIFEDDDAGKQFADLLIDRQKHGVQVNLMYDSVGTLGTPREFFQPLIDAGIQVLEFNPVNPAQARKGWEVNQRDHRKLLIVDGKTAFVGGINISSVYSSGSFRKRKPKEEDNPNKVPWRDTQVRMDGPVVAEFQKMFIDTWQKQHGPELAKKNYYPKIDNKGPEIVRGIGSAPEDPYSVIYATFISAIQHAESKVYLTNAYFIPDPQLREALKDAVKRGVDVRLVLPSKSDSALVLNASRSFYTELLEGGVRIYERQDALLHSKTAIIDGVWSTIGSTNLDWRSFIYNQEINAVILGPQFGVQMQAMFERDLDASKEITLDAWKHRPLGDRLKEFGAGLWARWL, from the coding sequence ATGGCGCTGGCCGGATGCGGCTCTCTGCCACGCATCGTGCCGGACATGGACACGCAATCGGCCAAGGCCATCCAGATCAAGGGCGGACGCGGCATCCTCACTCCCGAGCAAAGCAAGGCCGTGCTCGACAAGTTCAAGGATTCCAAGCAGGACAACCTGATCCTCGAGAAACACCTCGCGGTCGAACAAGCCATTACCGGCTCGCCGCTGGTGGCCGGCAACAAGGTCTCGCTGCTGATCGACGGGCCGGCCACGTATGCCTCGATGTTCGCCGCCATCCGCGAAGCGCGCGACCACATCAACATGGAAACCTACATCTTTGAAGACGACGACGCCGGCAAGCAGTTCGCCGACCTGCTGATCGACCGGCAGAAACATGGCGTCCAGGTCAACCTGATGTACGACAGCGTCGGCACGCTCGGTACGCCGCGCGAATTCTTCCAGCCGCTGATCGACGCCGGCATCCAGGTGCTGGAATTCAATCCGGTCAATCCGGCGCAGGCGCGCAAGGGCTGGGAAGTCAACCAGCGCGATCACCGCAAGTTGCTGATCGTCGACGGCAAGACCGCTTTCGTCGGCGGCATCAACATCAGCAGCGTGTACTCCAGCGGCTCGTTCCGCAAGCGCAAACCCAAGGAAGAAGACAACCCCAACAAGGTGCCGTGGCGCGACACTCAGGTGCGCATGGACGGCCCGGTGGTGGCGGAATTCCAGAAGATGTTCATCGACACCTGGCAGAAGCAGCATGGTCCCGAACTGGCGAAAAAAAACTACTACCCCAAGATCGACAACAAGGGGCCTGAAATCGTGCGTGGCATCGGCAGCGCGCCCGAAGACCCCTACAGCGTGATCTACGCCACCTTCATCTCGGCCATCCAGCACGCCGAATCCAAGGTCTATCTGACCAACGCCTACTTCATCCCCGATCCGCAATTGCGCGAGGCGTTGAAGGATGCCGTCAAGCGCGGCGTCGACGTACGCCTGGTGTTGCCGAGCAAGAGCGATTCGGCGCTGGTGCTCAACGCCTCGCGCTCCTTCTACACCGAGCTGCTCGAAGGCGGCGTCAGGATCTATGAACGCCAGGACGCACTGCTGCATTCCAAGACCGCGATCATCGACGGCGTCTGGTCGACCATCGGCTCGACCAACCTCGACTGGCGCAGCTTCATCTACAACCAGGAAATCAACGCCGTCATCCTCGGGCCGCAATTCGGCGTGCAGATGCAGGCCATGTTCGAGCGCGACCTGGATGCCTCCAAGGAAATCACGCTCGACGCCTGGAAGCATCGTCCCCTCGGCGACCGCCTGAAGGAATTCGGCGCCGGATTGTGGGCGCGCTGGCTGTAA
- a CDS encoding MFS transporter, translated as MEAATSAVEKSAIRKVSLRLVPFVALMFFINFLDRTAISFAGPNGMTKDLALTAAQFGFAAGVFFIGYVLLEIPSNLALHKYGARRWLARIMVTWGIVALLFTWVSNVEGLYVLRFLLGVAEAGFFPGAILFLSMWVPARHRSHILALFYLAQPLTIVIGAPVAALLIEAHGLFGLEGWRVMFAGVAIPAIVVGVIAWFYLADKPADAKWLNEAERNWLTAALASENKIKRITAQSNVTSALTNSRVWLLSLVYFGLIYGLYALAFFLPTIIGGFEAQFGSKFNVFQKGLITAIPYLPAAVALYLWSRDATHRGVRSWHVGVPALLGAVSIPMALYMNTPAATVAAITVTACAIFSALPTFWSIPARFLSGAAAAAGIALINTVGNAAGFIAPFVTGAIKDATGSYQAPMFVVGALMLTSAVVIFAIGAGVRQEQTLPSELQGKAIAD; from the coding sequence ATGGAGGCAGCAACAAGCGCCGTCGAAAAGTCGGCAATCAGGAAAGTATCGTTACGGCTGGTGCCGTTCGTCGCACTGATGTTCTTTATCAATTTTCTGGACCGCACGGCGATTTCCTTCGCCGGTCCGAATGGCATGACCAAGGACCTCGCCCTCACGGCGGCACAGTTCGGCTTTGCTGCGGGCGTGTTTTTCATCGGCTACGTACTGCTGGAAATTCCCAGCAATCTGGCGCTGCACAAGTACGGCGCCCGTCGCTGGCTGGCGCGCATCATGGTGACCTGGGGCATCGTCGCGCTGCTGTTCACCTGGGTCAGCAATGTCGAGGGTCTGTATGTCTTGCGCTTCCTGCTGGGCGTCGCCGAAGCCGGCTTCTTCCCGGGCGCGATCCTGTTCCTGAGCATGTGGGTGCCGGCCCGCCATCGCAGCCATATCCTGGCGCTGTTCTATCTCGCGCAGCCGCTGACCATCGTCATCGGGGCTCCGGTCGCAGCGTTGCTGATCGAGGCGCACGGCCTGTTCGGACTGGAGGGCTGGCGCGTGATGTTCGCCGGCGTGGCGATCCCTGCCATCGTTGTTGGCGTGATCGCCTGGTTCTATCTGGCCGACAAGCCGGCCGACGCCAAATGGCTCAATGAAGCCGAGCGCAACTGGCTCACGGCCGCGCTGGCCAGCGAAAACAAGATCAAGCGCATCACCGCTCAATCCAATGTCACCTCGGCGCTGACCAACAGCCGCGTGTGGTTGCTGTCGCTGGTGTATTTCGGCCTGATCTACGGTTTGTATGCGCTGGCGTTCTTCCTGCCTACCATCATCGGCGGCTTCGAAGCGCAATTCGGCAGCAAATTCAACGTCTTTCAAAAGGGACTGATCACGGCGATTCCTTACCTGCCGGCGGCGGTTGCGCTGTACCTCTGGAGCCGCGACGCCACCCATCGCGGCGTGCGCAGCTGGCACGTGGGCGTACCGGCCCTGCTGGGCGCGGTCAGTATTCCGATGGCGCTGTACATGAACACGCCGGCGGCGACGGTGGCGGCCATCACGGTCACCGCCTGCGCCATCTTCTCGGCCTTGCCGACCTTCTGGTCGATTCCGGCGCGCTTCCTGTCGGGCGCTGCCGCGGCGGCAGGCATTGCGCTGATCAATACGGTCGGCAACGCCGCCGGCTTCATCGCACCGTTCGTTACGGGCGCCATCAAGGACGCGACCGGTTCCTACCAGGCGCCGATGTTCGTGGTCGGCGCGCTGATGCTGACCTCGGCGGTGGTGATCTTTGCCATCGGAGCGGGCGTACGGCAAGAGCAAACCTTGCCGTCGGAACTGCAGGGAAAGGCGATCGCGGATTAG